A window of Kribbella voronezhensis genomic DNA:
CGCCGCCGGGGACTGCTTGCCCGTCTCGATCCGGTTCAGCGCTTCGGAGAAGACCTGGTTGATCTCGCCGTCGCGGGGGCCCTTGTGTTGTTTGAGGATCACGTTCTGGGCCCGGTTGATGAAGATCTTGCCGACCGGTGCGTTGTTGAAGTACGGGTTGATCTGCGACTTCACCTGCGGGGAGTCGTAGGCATCGGTGGTCGACGGGAACGACCCGACCTTCTTGAACACCTTGATCTGCTGCTCCGGCGCGGTCAGCCAGGCGGCCAGTTTGGCGGCTTCCTCGGGATTGGCCGACTGGGTCGGCACGGTCAGGTAGGACCCGCCCCAGTTGCCGCCGCCGCCGGGGAACACGTCGGCGACGTCCCACTTGCCCTTGCCGAAGCTTCCCGCGTTGTCCTGGATGACGCCGAGCAGCCAGCCCGGGCAGGCGATGGTCGCGAACGCATCGGAGCGGAAACTCTTGTTCCACGCGTCGGTCCAGGCCGGCAGCTTCGCCGACAGGCCCTGCTCGGTGCCGGCGACGACCTGGTTCCAGGTCTTCTTCAGCAGGTCGTTCTCGGCGCCCAGGTAGCGGTCCTGGTTGGAGTAGTAGGCCTGGATCAACTGGTTGCGCATCGCGTCCCAGGTCACCGTCGCGGAGTCGTACCAGGCGGAGTTCGGCACTTTCGCCTTGAACTTGCGGCCGTAGGAGAAGTACGACGCCCAGTCCGGGAACAGCTTGGCGACCTCGGTGCGGTCCGTCGGCAGGCCGGCCTTGGCGAACAGGTCCTTGCGGTAGCACATCGCCATCGGCCCGATGTCCGTGCCGTACCCGATGATCCGGCCGTCGCCGGTGGTCGCGCCGGCCGTCTTCCAGTCCAGCCAGCGCGACTTCAGGTCGTCGGCGCCGTACTGGCGCAGGTCGACGAACTTGTCGGCCTTGGCCAGGTACTTGTAGATCCAGCTGACCTCCATCGCCTCGATGTCGGCCATCCCGGACCCGGCCGCGAGGTTGTCGTCGAGGTGCTTGATGTGCACGTCGACGGTCGGGGCGCGCCGTTCGGTGATCTTGATGTTCGGGTGCGCCGCCTCGTACTCGCGGTACAGGTCGCTGTAGCCGAACTCGTTGAAGGTCGCGATGGTCAGTTCCAGCTTCTGACCGTCGTCGTCTTTGGAGTCCGACGAGGCGGAGGACGGGTCGTTGCCACCGCAGGCCGAAACCAGCAAGGTGAGGCTGCAGGCTAGGAGGGCAACTGCGGTGCGATAGCCGGCACTGGGCCGCATTGAATGCTCCCTGTTACTGGACGGGTTGAGAGCGCTC
This region includes:
- a CDS encoding ABC transporter substrate-binding protein; translation: MRPSAGYRTAVALLACSLTLLVSACGGNDPSSASSDSKDDDGQKLELTIATFNEFGYSDLYREYEAAHPNIKITERRAPTVDVHIKHLDDNLAAGSGMADIEAMEVSWIYKYLAKADKFVDLRQYGADDLKSRWLDWKTAGATTGDGRIIGYGTDIGPMAMCYRKDLFAKAGLPTDRTEVAKLFPDWASYFSYGRKFKAKVPNSAWYDSATVTWDAMRNQLIQAYYSNQDRYLGAENDLLKKTWNQVVAGTEQGLSAKLPAWTDAWNKSFRSDAFATIACPGWLLGVIQDNAGSFGKGKWDVADVFPGGGGNWGGSYLTVPTQSANPEEAAKLAAWLTAPEQQIKVFKKVGSFPSTTDAYDSPQVKSQINPYFNNAPVGKIFINRAQNVILKQHKGPRDGEINQVFSEALNRIETGKQSPAAAWKQALRDSDKAANVRKTS